TGGGGGCGCCCTCCACCCACAGCTCACCCTGACAGCTTGCTCTGGAGACAGTCTGGAGTCCTAAATGGGCATCTTATTTCTGAGAAATGTGCATTGACGTTTTCGTTTGAATTGGTCTCATTGctgttctctttttgtttttagtcacgacaaacaggaaacagaagaagtgGTGCAGTTGCAGGAAGGTGGGAGCCACATTTCTACAAATATTTCTGCTGCCTTTCTGAAAATAGCATCGTCGCTGTGAATTCACAGTGTTGCTCCTTCACACAGTCAAATAATAAGAAGTGAGACTTAATCTTGAACAGGCAGCCAAGTAAAACTGAGCAAATGTGTGGTCATCACCCACAGCAGTCATCCATCTGTTTGTTTACCTTCTTTGCACGACTGTTAAACATCATATATCTGAAACACTtgacttgtgtgtttcaggagaAGCAGTCGGGACAGAGGAGCAGACTGCAGTGACCATCACCGGCGTCCCGCAGGCTGCGTTCGCTGACCACAATGTGCAGTATCAGTTTCGTACAGAGAACAGCGGAGGGCAGGTGAGAACGGTGAAAGGAAATATCCAGAACATCTCAATGCATGATATCGGTAAACAGGCCAGTTCACACTCGATATGAGGAACGATCACACTGTAACCTGGTTTGATTGTTGTCCACTTTGAACTGGACGAAGGTGCATCTCAGCAAAGCtgtacaaataaatgcagtcaGATGGcttaaatgaatattaaatggTAAAATATTATTATCTAGGAAGATATAGGTCTCAGAAATCACAATATAATTATTGATGCGTCTAAGatttaatacagaaataaacttagaaaataaaataatgcatttcTATCCAGGAGTCATGTGAATACGAGACTGAAACATCTCTAATTATCAAAAGACAGAGCATGAAAAATGCAACATAATAAATGTAGTCGGTGGTTTTATAAAACCACCTAGCTAAAAATACAACAGACTTGCAGATGCAACTGCAGATAAGAGTTTCTGGCGGTGATGAAACGTCCCACTTAGTAAAAAGAAACTACAGACTGTGCATCAAATACACTACTGCAGTTTCACTCCTATCTGTGACACATGGGATTTTTCCCATGGGAGGCAGATGTCAACACCTgataacatgttgtttttatatgaGGGTCAAAAATGACTGTGACCTGTTTAGAAGGTAAATGTCAGAAAGTCCTGGTTTCGTTTAGGGACATTTAGACTGCAGTGGCCTCTTGTGTGTGACTTTATGATTGTGTGAACGGGAACATTCCTGCAAAATAAGGATAGCTTCAGTGAAACTGTGTTGAATGAAAACCAAaagattttactttacttactttactttactgttgcAGGTGACCTATCGTGTGGTTCAGGTAACTGACGATCAATTAGAAGCAACAGCTGACGGGACTGGAGCCGTCAGCGTCGTCTCTGCTGCGGCTTTTGCCGGAGCCCCTCAGGCTGTAGCACAGGTGAGTAAACAGAGATGAACCGTGAGAGCGGGGCAGGTGTAAGGACGGGAATTTTGTCAGTGGTGTTTGCTCTCAAACAAAAGCTTTACACCTGGTGAAATCAGTATGCAgttcatgttttactgttgactttagatgaaatgagaaaaagataGAGTTGAAGAATTGATCACATTGATCATTAAATGATAAAAGATTAAATTAATAAGCAAATGTGTACTGAAAAATCTTCAAGCCACAGACTTTTCGAGTTTATAATGGGACTCTCAATCACAGCATGTATAAGGATATTAGCAGTCCACTGTTTGACTGACGTGTCCCCTCTCTCCACCTTTGCCAGGCTGTGATCCAGAACCCTTTCAGTAATGGGGGCAGTCCTGGCGGGGACGCGGTGGGGGGAGAGACGCGTTTTGCTTATTTCCCGGCCGCCACCGTCAGCGATGGTACAGCCACGGCCGTGTCGGTGCAGGCCACCGCCGACCCAACAATCACACAGGCAGGAGGTGAGAAAATGCTCCGTAGTCAGGAAGGAATTAATGATGCTGTTGTCAGAACCCGGTTACATACAGATACAGAGTTTACAGGAGTGTTATGTTCTTTAATCCAGGTCAGTTTTATGTGATGATGACCCCTCCTGAGGTGCTGCAGACGGCGACGCCACGTACCATCGCACCTCGTACACACACCTACACTGCGTGAGTAAAGCACCTCCCTACAAATTCAGTCCCCTAAACTCTCTCCCTACACGTTTGGCCGACATCTCACCTCCACATTGCTTCATCTTTTGACCCGTAACTTCACAGTGAACTGGATTGTCTTTACTCATCCTCCCATTTGTGAAATGATCAATCTGTGTCATTATGTGTGCAAAtgaagatacaaaaaaaaactcactatCATTATTTAAAGCAACATCTGAAAACCACACTCTGTCCTACTTACCTGCCATCCCCAGAGACCTTGGTGAAAGCGAGATGTTGCAGCATGGCAGTACAAACTGGTGAGAAGAACTTTCACATACGCCCCCCACCCTGCCCCCATCATGTGTTGTAGAGACAGATGTTTGGTGGCATCATTAGCATCCCTGTTTCATGAATTATATGTTGACAGTTCTAGGTTTAAGTCAGATTTAAGCTAAGTATCCTGTGACTGAGTTGATCGTCAGAGGAGACGGTGCACAAAGTCAACAAAGGGGGTGAACGTTCAGCTGTGCCTGCACCTCTTCCCCCACATTCAGTCAGGGCCGATgctgaaaatgtgacattttattcataatttctttgtcatatttgttttgctgtgttttcgCAGGAAGGTGGAGGGTCCACGGGCACCCAGAGATGAGAGGCGAAGAGCGCAGCACAACGAAGGTATGTGCTGAATTAGCTTTTCTTATCGATTACTGCTGAAGCCCACTTTGGTGTTTATCACATATGTGCTACACGAGACACTAAAGATGAGTTTGGGTTTCCTGTTATAATACTGATCTATTTGACAAATATCAACCGCAGCTTGGTGGTAAATACGTTTCTTTCTTTGcagtggagagaagaagaagagacaagaTCAACAACTGGATCGTTACGCTGTCAAAAATCATCCCCGACTGCAATGTTGACAGCAGAACAGGAGCGGTGAGTACCGAAGTCAGTTCccaaaatttatattttattctcaattattatattttatttaaatttctgtACATTTTGCAACATACTAAAATACTGTCTATCataactgttttcttttttaagtcaTGTCTGTACACATTTCCTGCCCTGCATATCTTCAGATTGCTCATTTGCATGTCGGAGCTGACCTCTTCCACACTTGAATCAATGCCATTTCAGTACATCCTCTCCTTTCACCTACTGCATGCCTGCATAACTAATGCTGaaagtcaaactgaaacacCAGTTGTAACTACAGCTAAGGGTTCAAGATCTGAATCTCTAATTAGGTAATATTGTCATTAGACATGCACACGTGGGAGTGTTAATACAGTTTATTAATCTATTATTGCTCTACATGCTGGAGTTTGGCTGAAGTGGTTTAGTCACTGTAGGAAAGTTCAGTAAATGTTTATTGGCGAGTGACACGAAAGGTTATAAAAAAGGAATTGGTAATAAAGGAAGTAATGAGTCATTTTAACATGTGGTGCTTTATCACAAGCTGTTGTATTTCTCAGAGTAAAGGAGGCATCCTGTCCAAAGCTTGTGACTACATTCGTGAGCTGCGTCAGAATAACCAGCGACTGCAGGAGAGTTTCAAAGAGGTGGAGCGAGTGGAGATGGACAACGAGCTGCTTAGACAACAGGTGAACTTCTTAGACAAATGTCTAACAATAAAAACCAAATTGTGGAGCAGGAAAACGTCGGATAACATGAGACAATAACTTCTCTTCTCAATAACTTTGACAGATCGAGGAGCTGAAGAATGACAACGCACTGCTTCgagcacagctgcagcagcacggCATAGAAGTCAATGGAGATGCAGCGCCGCAGTGATCGTGGAGTGGACGCATGTAATGTCACAAACACAGCGTTGCGCGTCGTCCTACCCACCTGAACAGTACTATGAAACGAATAACAGTGAGAGACAAGTTCCATCTGAAGTTGgaccacaaaaaacacacacgcagagctTGAGAAGAACACTGAAGGATTGCAAACTGAAATCGCCTCCTACACCTCCGGCAGTTCAAAGGCTGAGCGCTCTGAAATCCGTTAACTGTGTAGCTAACTGAACCTTTCACCTCTGCTTCAAGGAAAACGACCTCTACACAGCACCACCACGCTTGCACCGAACTtcctttttactttaaattatgAACCTGCAGAAGAGTTACTTTTATTGATTTCGCCTTTTATCGTACCACAAtctcccttttttgtttttctttcttctgatgACATTTGCTGTGTGTGAGCTACTAAATGTGACATGAATGACAcgcatttagtttttaatttattagtctttaatcaatatatatatacacaaagaaaaaaacatttgtttgtttacttccagcaacaaacaaaatggCAAAACCTGATGTTTGGATGGTGctcatcactgtcactgaggATATCTTTACTGTCAGTGGATCATCTGTGTGACGTTTTCCATTTCTGCCCCTTAACACTGACACTccaaaaaacagtaaataaaaaaagactacacttttaaatacttttatgaCAGTCACGAGTGTGAGCAGTTTTCATACCACATGcatggaggttttttttttttctttttagtgcaAGGCCTTAACGAAGCCTGTTGGAGAATCTAGGTGTTAACATTGCTCAGGTAATTGGGATAGTGCACTGGCAAGTGGTTCCCAGACTCAATGGAGTCTTTACAGACACACTTTAGGTCTCTTTTGTGTCCCCATTAGGTGCAGTGTACAGATAATTGAGAATATGGAAATGATTTTCAATGTGTGAATAATTTTTAATGGGCATTAAAAGGAGGTTTGTTTGTATATCTGCGAAATAGGTCACTGGTGTAATGCACTGAAATACAGGTTCAGTCATGTGTCTTGGTTCAAGACCAGCCTCTGTTTGGTCCAACAGTCCTACTGCATTTTAGTGGACACCGGCGGtggctttttctttatttgttttgtttttttctctgcaaTATTCCCCAATTCTTTAAAACCGTGGGAAGCATTGCTGCGGACAGAAGACGACAACACAACCATGGTCAGGAATGTGCTGAAGGTGGTTTGAATCTGAGTGATGGTAGTTGTTACTAACCAGCTTTTGTCTACACTGAAAGTCACCACAGCATGGAAATATAACCACTGGCATGAGAAATTCTTATACTACAATAAAACAGAAGTGTTTATACCCGAGTGTCCTTTGCTTAGGaagacattttttatatattattattattatatacagtatataaaataagtTGGCTTGTGGTAGCAAAGCAAGtttttatgtcattattttatttttaattggcCACCATGTACTTTATGATGCTAACTGGctctatatttgtttttatttacttttttcttaaTTGAAAGAAAAATTAATTTAACACGGTGCCACTAGAGTTGTAGCAGTCTATGTAGTTTTTTAAGAAGTATTttaatagtatatatatatatatttatagccAAATAACTTCTCTGTCGCTCTTTAAACGTCACCGGCGTTGCCATGGTATTTCAATTATTTATACGTGTATCAGTGGAACGTTGTGTCTGTTCGTTGCCTGGAGACGGCCGGAGTAGCTGTTGCTATAGGAGACCCGGTCCAGGAACCCAGCACGAGCTCGCTAACGAAATATTGTAGAAATCcggtgagtaaaaaaaaaacaaagagttttggattaattataataaacaacTAATTAAACAGGTGGCGGTGTTTGGATGTAGGCGACACTTCATGGAGAGCGGtgtttctgttgctgtaaaactcttcatctttcttttattattatattattactatcattattttataaagTACTGGTTTAAGTCATTTGCGCGTCATAATTGCTTCAAAGATGTTTTATCTCACATCTTATTGAAGCTGTGATACATCTGTCGGTACCGATTTATCCAACTGTCCGTGAACGTTTCATCTTCACCAACGCTAGTTTTCcagaaaaaacagacaagaaattaagttaaaattaagaatttaactttaaatacaCATGGACTGTACATGTTACACTCACATGTGTGTCACAGTATTCAGTTACATTATTGTAAGTGATACAGAAGTATAactaagaaataaaagaagcaaaataaaaacaatatttgaacATTCATACAATATAGAAGTTGTTTTTATGGTTACTGAATAAATCTAGACTAATAATTCCAACTCTCCACTGGTATCTTTCAATTTTCCTCTATGCTGTATCACACAGAAGCCATCATATCTGTTGGTGTACTGAAGGGTCTCACTGTGCTACTGAAACAAATCCTACACCTTTATCTATACTTGATATACGTAGTAAACAGTGACTGAAATCGTTGCATGTTGCTGCAGTGGTGGGATGTCTACACTTTCTGCAAAGCCCGGCGTGCGCCACACTGTGTCAGAGTGGTCTGACAACAACCAGCAGCTGTCTGCCATAGCTCAACATGAGCGACACGTTTCCAACGTCATCCGACAGGAAGGGAGGTCACTGCGCAACGAGACCAGCTGTAAggtgggtttttctttttgtgatcACCTAACAGACTCTTTAATGTTTACAGGATGAAGGATTTTTCCATTCATCGCACATTACTCACAAATTCCTttgtttcttcccttttttcttgCACCTTTTCTATTTAGACGACTTGGGATGAGAGCGACACCTCTCGCAGGTTGAGTGACCGGGTTTGGGATGTTGCTCAGTGGAAAAAAGCACTGGAATCCTGTGCACAGAAAGTGGATGAAGAGATGGAAGCACTGACTCTGGTGATTTGTCCATAACTCTCTAAAACCACCAGAGGAttctcagtttttctttgtaataGTACAATAAGTGGCAAGAGGCTATGTGCTTTATagtatatttaatattgttttcaATGAAATCATAATGTAAATTGGCGTCTGTGTGTTGTGACAGTCTAAAGAGCAGACCGAGCAGGCACTGGCTGCAACTGTGATTCCTCTGGAAGTCAGTGCTGAGTGTCTGACGCTGAGGGAGGGACGGCGAGGGTCCGAGCTGGTTGCTGACCCTGTGGAAGAGCAGCTGAAGAAAGAAGTGGAGTTGATTGAAAGAGTGCAGCAagttctgcagcagcacatcggCAAAGCCTTTGAACAACTGTGGTAAGAGACACTGTGGTGTGATGCAGAACTTCTATACGGGCCAttttctgatttttcttttccccagTGTTTTGCAGGAGGCTCGACACCAGCTGACCGCTGACCTCCAGAACAAGATGGATGCTATAGACATTGACTTGTCCTGCCTGTCACTTACAATAAAGTCACCTCAGATCTCCCTAAAGACCAACCCAACTCGCATACCATCAGGGTAACCTtgggatgaaataaaaaattgcaTGCACATTCAAGTATTCTGCTAAGAGACTGGTCAAAAGCCACTTAAAACACTTACATATAACTTACATAATCTTGTGGACAGAATGTAATAGATTAATAATTTTagctctcctctgtctccactgtCATCCCATAGTTCCTCCACCCCACAGGAGTGGATCCAGTTCAGCCAGTATAATATGGCTCGTGCCCAGGAAGCCATGCAGGTCTCCCAGCAAATGAGGGAGGACATGAGTCTCACCAGAGCCCAGGTATGAGTACTACATGGCACTTCTGTGAACTTCTTTTTGGCAAATCCCAACAATCTGTGTCATGCACTAATCTTGCTCTAATTTGTTCTGTCAGCACATTTGCAATGaattctttctctgtcctctaaTTCTTAGCTGCAGAATGACTTAGAGACTCAGCGGAAGGCCACAGAGTTTGCCCTTCGTAAGCGCAATCACCATGAAGAGAAAGCCCGCGACGAGCTGGAGTGGCAAATACGAAATGTAAGATATCTAATTGCCAATACTGTAGTTTCAGGCCTTTTCTCACAGGTCAGACCATATTGAttgaaacacactcacactctaTACGTCTATATGTCTGTATATGTCTGTAGACTGAAGATGAAATGGCAGAAATGGAGAGCGACATCCACGGGCTGGATGCAGACCTGCAGGCAAAGACAGCCTCGCTGAAACTGGCTCACACCAGACTGGAGAACAGGACTAACAGACCTGGCATGGACTTGTGCAGAGATGAGGTGTATTATTGTAAATCAAAGCGGAAAAACTATGAGAGGCTTCAGCCTAATGCGTCTCTTCTTTCGTTTCCAGGTTCAACATGGACTCGTTTATGAAGTCCATCAGCTGGAGGCCACAATTATGGCTCTGAAACAAAAGCTATCTGAGGCTCAGTGAGTCttcttttgctgtgtttttcaccAATGCCAATCAGGAGAAGataaacatatacaaacatttatCCTACAGTATGTAGTGAACATGTAGTGATATTTAAAATCAGTTAATTAGGAGATAGGAAGACGCCAGAACCAGAAGAAATCAATCTGAAACTTTGATCTGATCACTTCGCTCCCTCAGGCACTCTCTGCAGAAGATGAAGCTCCATCACTCACACATGCTGCAGGATCTTTCCAGAAAACAGGAAGCTTTATCTCTGGAACAGCGAAGCATGAACACCCGCTCCCGCCTCGCATCAACCTCCTGCACGGATAAAAAACCTGTGCTGCTGGTTCCGCTCACAAACTCCAGTGGGAGGAgcaacctgcagctgctggcaCAGTGAGAGGATGGTAGCCATGTTTTTGGAGGGAGGAGATCTAATTAAAGAAGATTTCTAAGGTTaactcatttagtttttatctttcACTTCCACAGACATCAACTCTTCCAGTAGTTAATAGTCAACAGTGTGCTTTAGGTTGTGTATGTACTTAATGTGTCTGTTTAACTTATACAGAAATGTTTGCTTCTTGTCTCAATAAACAGATATTTCTTGTATCTGAATATATTTATGCATCTGAGGTTGTCTTTTTTAGAATTTAGTGCTCATGTTCATGTCTAACACAGTCATTACTTTTATCGACCATTAGCTTTAATGGCTTTGTTTTGCCTCATTGTACTGTTTGATCATATGACGCTGTTTGAAGCATGAAGACAGTGATAATGACGTGAACTTTGACTCATACAGTATACATGGTTTAGATAAAAAATCTGGTAAACAGGCACTAAACAGGGCACCTAAAACAATAAATCCCCACAACTCCCACCTGACTCAGTAGTGATGTATTCAAATGGATGTATTTGTCTGTCGTTACTTTTTATGAGGATTTAGATGGGCTAGAGAgatctgtttttaaataaaatgtctggtCTCTTTCTTGTCTGTGAAAGTTTACATAGAAAGTGAGATCCCCTGAGATAAGATATGTCTATGTTGGCACCAGGTCAACATTTGCACATGAATGTTTGTcgatgatgttttattttacgtGTATGTTATTGATTGATCAAGAAAGTTTCCAGGCAAAAAGTAATTCAAGCAAATATTAGGGAAAATATcatttctgtaaaaataaaagttaatttgCACCATAGTAAATTAACACCACAGTATAAACAAGGTTTCAGTGTGCCACACATAACATGGGAAGAAGCTAGCAGagatcacacacatgcaccattAACTCTTACTTCAGACGATGTAAGAAATTTCATTCTAATTGTTTGAATCTGTGTGTTATACACACTAATTGTCCTATTTGTATGTGTATACCCTCACTGTAATAATGATGGGGGTCCATATTAAACAACATCAGCATTCTAAAGCAGTAAGTAAGCAAAGTATGGCTGGATTACAAAAGTTGATGTTTAGGATGATAAACAAGTAAAACTATGTAAGTACTAAATGCAAAACGCTTCCATGCCAGAAGACACACAATATGACTGACCCAAAAGCACAAGAAAAGTTAGCTCCAGTGGTCTCAAAATCATAGAAATAAGCTAAGAAGATTGGGGATTCTGTTCTGTGGAGTTCTGTGAAATCTTTTTAGGCTTATGGATCAGCGGTATgtctggaggaagaagaaaaaagcacaTGTTAAAAAGAACAGTAGAGCATGGGGGTGGCTCAGTGATgctctggggctgctttgcttcCTGTAGCACTAGAAACCTGCAGCGTATGGAAGTTGAAATGGACTCAGGACATCTGAGAACTCTGGGCCTTCCAACAAGACATGGTCCACAGTATACCTCAAAATCCACTAAGGCTTGGTGCAGGAGTAGTCATGGAAGACTCTAGACTGACTGTCACACTGTTGCCTGACTTGATGATGCATCACACTTACAGCAGTTTGCAACAGGGAAAAAGTGAATTATTGAGATGAAGCCATAGTATTGATAATAGATATCTTAATTGGATTTAATTAAACTACCTGCAACCCACCTTCAGAAAGGAATCCTGAACAACAAAACTATGGCTGATAAATATAGGTTGTAGTAATTGTAAAAGCTATGTTGTCGGCTGCAGTTCTTTTCTTGgaaaaaccttttatttatatattatatccGTCATTCTCTTCTAATAAAATGCCTCTGCAACAAGTCCCAGTgattttctgcttcattttcttCACCAAAACCCTGCTGCATGACACACTCActttcatacatacacacacaaactaataaaCTCATTCTCTGCCATAAAACTGGAAACAGCTCCTTCATGCCAAAAACATGTTACCCTTTCCCAAGCCCACCCCATCCTCTCATCGCATTGACCATCCGCTTTAGCACATTTATGACTTTACTGCCTGGCTCTCCAGTTCATTTAGACAACCTCTGCTTTAAGGGCACGGCCATGTGCTTCCTGACACGCTGAATTATTCTGAATCATTTCACTTAAGGGCCCAGATGCTACCTGTCTGTTGCCCTCCTCTGAGAGGGCAATTAAGGCAGCCTGGTGCCTTCTAAATGCCCCCTATTTCTGCATGGATGCATCTTCTTATCTGCACGGTGTCGTGTGCGCCTTGCCCCCTTCACGCCCACATGCATCAGCACCTTCGTGGCCACcgcctcctttttttttcactttcacctgtCCTGTGATGTTGTTTCTGTAAGAGTCAAGGTTGATCAGGACAGGAGGGAGAAACCAGGCTCGGCAGCATCTTCTTACCAGCTTGGAAAATAACATGCTGAAAATGGACAGCCAGCTTTTTATGAATGGGGAGGTTTGTTAGTCTATAATCTGTTAACTTTCTGAGACACAACTTTTCAGATTACTTTAATTAGTTTGATGATTTCTCCTTGTCATGACAATCCGGTGGCAGTGCTACCTTTCTCCTGGACACTCTATGTCTCTCAGTGGTATCCATGTCTTAAACTGAAGAGATGCAGTTGCCTGTCAAAGACTTAATTGCCCTATTTGTCTACACCCTCACTTTTCTGCTGGGCCTTCCTGCCAACCTCCTGGTCTTCTTCGTGTATGTGCGCAAGGCCCGCAAGCGTGGTGCCACACCCAATGTGATCTACGCCCTCAACCTGTGCCTGGCCAACCTGGCACTCTTGGTCTGGCTGCCCATCAAGGCTCTGGAGACTTTGCTTAAGGACTGGAGGCTACCACCGCCTGTCTGCCCTGTTTAcagcttctttctcttctcctctctgtatgGAAGCTGCCTTTTCATCACCGCTGTGACCGTGGGACGTTACCTCAGCATTGCATTCCCAATAATCTACAAGAGATACCGCCATGCACGACTCTCTTGCTTCATCAGCGTTGTCCTTTGGGCACTGGTGCTGTTACATCTCAGCTTTGCATTAGTAGCTGAAGGAGGGGCTTACTTTGTctccatcaacaacaacacctcAATTTGCTATGAAGATTTGACCGACTCCCAGCTGGAGGTTCTGCTGCCGCTACGCCTGGAGATGgccatcattttgttttttgtgcctCTGATTGTGACCTTCTTTTGCACACTGCGCTGCGTTACTCTGGTCTGGCACTCGAATTTACCTGCTCTGGGGAAGAGGAGAGTCCTGGCTGTTGCACTCTCCACGcttgctgtgtttgtggtgtgcTACGCACCCTACAATGCCTCACACATTGTTGGGTTTGTGTTGGATAAAAATGTTGAGTGGAGGACATACGCTATGCTAACTTGTTGCTGTAATGTTTTTCTGGAGCCGGTGGTCATGCTGATGTTGTCGCCAGCTGTGTCGAAGGGCACGATAGGAAGAATCTGTGGACGACAAAGTCAGTTCAGCCGAGCTGAGGGGTATAAGCATCAATGTAACACCACCAATGGTGTTGCAAATGTCAGAACACCTCCTACACTTCCCAAGAAGAGCTAGGTGACTTATGTAAGTCAGAAGTGAGGTCACCATGGACAGAAACCTGGAAGGATTTGGAGACAGTTGTCCACCCTTTGAATGTGCCTCTCAAAAATCTAGCATCGCCACTGCTAATAAACCTCTTCCGCATGCATGAACCTGCAAATAACCTTTATAacatctctgtgtctgtcatttCAAGGCAGAATAACTTAATCAATGCTACATGACATTGTGtcatcctgttttttctttcttatttttaaaacctgtttGTCTTCTAACATGTAAGTTAAACTCAAACCAATTTGCAGACACGGAAATCCATGTTTCCGATCAAGGTTTTTGTTAACAGAGCAGTGAAAACTAAACTTCATGTCAGATGAAATTTGGTGATAAATGGCTCCATCTGGTGTCTGTCACTTACTGTTCCACGCCATGAccacattttaaatcaatttaaaatatgttttcctcTTGAAAGTGTTGACACAAGACAGGCAGAACAGGCTTTTCTCGCAGGTGTAACTAATAACATAATTGCAGCTACGGTGTCTCAGGGACAGAGCGTTGACCCAGTTGCATGGCTCACTGGCACAGCTAAATGGAGCAGATCGTTAATGTCATTAGAGACAGTAAACGTGTGCCTTTCCTGCTCTGATAAGTCAAAACATCCAACATAAGACTTTATGATTTACTTTACGATGATTTGACATGTTTGAAATGAATTGTAAATGTCAATAAATATCTATTTGTCCATTGGTTAATTGATGTGAAGttaatttcttcctttttttacGTTGTAAAATtatcataaaaataaagtgcaaTGTTTACAAGTGTCTGCAGTCTGTTGTCTTTTGAGAATAAGGACAAGAGTGTTTGttaacacacaaatgaaagatGAAACTGATAAAAGTCAGTCATCAGTTTTGGAAATAAACTGTAGCTGTGTGCTCTGCTGCCATTAAAGAATATTCAATTTCTTTGCTTTTGCTGTATGTTTCGAGTCATTTAATTCCTTTCATTTCATTATACATCTGCACTGTGAAGTGACGTCCTATCGGTTTTGAAGCATTTGGCTGAATCTGAATCTAAATTTTTTTACCTTGTGGTCAAACACGTGTATTCACATTCATAGAAACCTTCTCTTCACTGTAGACTTACACAGTGGATAAAAGCCCaaagaaacatgtcactgtTCCGTATTTATGGACCTAAATGTACACGTGCGTGTGACTCTCTAGGTAAATGGAATCAACTGAAACTGTGCTGGAGTCCATCAG
Above is a genomic segment from Anabas testudineus chromosome 11, fAnaTes1.2, whole genome shotgun sequence containing:
- the usf2 gene encoding upstream stimulatory factor 2 isoform X4, whose translation is MDMLEQSLDSSASHDKQETEEVVQLQEGEAVGTEEQTAVTITGVPQAAFADHNVQYQFRTENSGGQVTYRVVQVTDDQLEATADGTGAVSVVSAAAFAGAPQAVAQAVIQNPFSNGGSPGGDAVGGETRFAYFPAATVSDGTATAVSVQATADPTITQAGGQFYVMMTPPEVLQTATPRTIAPRTHTYTAKVEGPRAPRDERRRAQHNEVERRRRDKINNWIVTLSKIIPDCNVDSRTGASKGGILSKACDYIRELRQNNQRLQESFKEVERVEMDNELLRQQIEELKNDNALLRAQLQQHGIEVNGDAAPQ
- the usf2 gene encoding upstream stimulatory factor 2 isoform X2, which encodes MDMLEQSLDSSASHDKQETEEVVQLQEGEAVGTEEQTAVTITGVPQAAFADHNVQYQFRTENSGGQVTYRVVQVTDDQLEATADGTGAVSVVSAAAFAGAPQAVAQAVIQNPFSNGGSPGGDAVGGETRFAYFPAATVSDGTATAVSVQATADPTITQAGGQFYVMMTPPEVLQTATPRTIAPRTHTYTADLGESEMLQHGSTNWKVEGPRAPRDERRRAQHNEVERRRRDKINNWIVTLSKIIPDCNVDSRTGASKGGILSKACDYIRELRQNNQRLQESFKEVERVEMDNELLRQQIEELKNDNALLRAQLQQHGIEVNGDAAPQ
- the usf2 gene encoding upstream stimulatory factor 2 isoform X1, coding for MDMLEQSLDSSASHDKQETEEVVQLQEGEAVGTEEQTAVTITGVPQAAFADHNVQYQFRTENSGGQVTYRVVQVTDDQLEATADGTGAVSVVSAAAFAGAPQAVAQAVIQNPFSNGGSPGGDAVGGETRFAYFPAATVSDGTATAVSVQATADPTITQAGGQFYVMMTPPEVLQTATPRTIAPRTHTYTADLGESEMLQHGSTNWKVEGPRAPRDERRRAQHNEVERRRRDKINNWIVTLSKIIPDCNVDSRTGAVSTESKGGILSKACDYIRELRQNNQRLQESFKEVERVEMDNELLRQQIEELKNDNALLRAQLQQHGIEVNGDAAPQ
- the usf2 gene encoding upstream stimulatory factor 2 isoform X3, giving the protein MDMLEQSLDSSASHDKQETEEVVQLQEGEAVGTEEQTAVTITGVPQAAFADHNVQYQFRTENSGGQVTYRVVQVTDDQLEATADGTGAVSVVSAAAFAGAPQAVAQAVIQNPFSNGGSPGGDAVGGETRFAYFPAATVSDGTATAVSVQATADPTITQAGGQFYVMMTPPEVLQTATPRTIAPRTHTYTAKVEGPRAPRDERRRAQHNEVERRRRDKINNWIVTLSKIIPDCNVDSRTGAVSTESKGGILSKACDYIRELRQNNQRLQESFKEVERVEMDNELLRQQIEELKNDNALLRAQLQQHGIEVNGDAAPQ
- the tekt2 gene encoding tektin-2, which translates into the protein MSTLSAKPGVRHTVSEWSDNNQQLSAIAQHERHVSNVIRQEGRSLRNETSCKTTWDESDTSRRLSDRVWDVAQWKKALESCAQKVDEEMEALTLSKEQTEQALAATVIPLEVSAECLTLREGRRGSELVADPVEEQLKKEVELIERVQQVLQQHIGKAFEQLCVLQEARHQLTADLQNKMDAIDIDLSCLSLTIKSPQISLKTNPTRIPSGSSTPQEWIQFSQYNMARAQEAMQVSQQMREDMSLTRAQLQNDLETQRKATEFALRKRNHHEEKARDELEWQIRNTEDEMAEMESDIHGLDADLQAKTASLKLAHTRLENRTNRPGMDLCRDEVQHGLVYEVHQLEATIMALKQKLSEAQHSLQKMKLHHSHMLQDLSRKQEALSLEQRSMNTRSRLASTSCTDKKPVLLVPLTNSSGRSNLQLLAQ